A region of Aphanothece sacrum FPU1 DNA encodes the following proteins:
- a CDS encoding GspE/PulE family protein produces MTNSTASKRSRAVALRNYFSPFGNKLIEAGYVVPEQMKQALVETRKSGRPLTDVLQVMTGQQLPPELFRQYKKHHLFELKILYGVDSVDPEVSPVADRQMAELIETLISFDICRRHKLLPISKHEGNPPSVLVAMVDPDNLAAQDDLNRILRARGLDLRRMVITQEDYDQLLEQYHELQAELDQEKDRLTKEQAMEKMADLTDIMGNLDATMASTEDESHDALDSDDAHQAPVINLVNKILAKALQEGISDIHIEPQEEALRVRFRRDGVLHQAFDPLPRKVTPAVVARFKIMSDLDIAERRLPQDGKIRRIYQGRKVDFRVNTLPSRYGEKVCLRILDNSSTQLGLDKLITNQETLQIVRDLASRPFGLLLVTGPTGSGKSTSLYSVLAERNHPGVNISTAEDPIEYSLPGITQVQVIREKGMNFASILRAFMRQDPDVILVGETRDVETAKTAIEAALTGHLVLTSLHTNDAAGAIARLDEMGVEPFMISGALLGVLAQRLMRRVCSECRVAYNPSKAELARFGLSASNEEEATIYKSNTLTPEEITAAKTSGTLCQKCGGSGYKGRVGVYEVMRNTERIQSLVNEGATTDRIKDAAVEEGMITILAYSLQLVQEGLTTLEEVERVTFTDTGLESELKAKRKSSLECKTCSAELQQEWMDCPYCMTPRFINN; encoded by the coding sequence ATGACGAACTCCACTGCCTCAAAGCGTAGCCGCGCTGTTGCCCTACGAAATTACTTTTCCCCCTTTGGCAATAAACTCATCGAAGCTGGGTATGTTGTCCCGGAACAGATGAAACAGGCCCTTGTTGAAACCCGTAAATCAGGTCGTCCCCTAACGGATGTCCTACAAGTAATGACGGGTCAACAGTTACCCCCGGAGTTATTTAGACAATATAAAAAACATCATTTATTTGAACTCAAAATCCTCTACGGTGTAGACTCAGTTGATCCCGAAGTGTCTCCAGTGGCAGATCGGCAGATGGCCGAATTAATTGAGACGTTAATTTCTTTTGATATCTGTCGTCGTCATAAATTGTTACCCATTTCTAAACATGAAGGCAATCCCCCATCGGTTTTGGTGGCCATGGTTGATCCTGACAATTTGGCGGCCCAAGACGATCTTAACAGGATCTTACGGGCCAGAGGCTTAGATCTGCGACGGATGGTCATTACCCAAGAAGATTATGACCAACTCCTAGAACAATATCATGAACTGCAAGCAGAACTTGACCAGGAAAAAGATCGGTTAACTAAAGAACAGGCCATGGAAAAAATGGCTGATCTGACCGATATTATGGGCAATCTTGATGCTACTATGGCATCAACAGAGGATGAAAGTCATGATGCCCTTGACTCTGACGATGCTCATCAAGCCCCTGTTATTAATTTGGTCAATAAAATTCTGGCCAAAGCCCTACAAGAAGGCATATCAGATATTCATATTGAACCGCAAGAAGAAGCTTTACGGGTTCGTTTCCGAAGAGATGGGGTACTCCATCAAGCTTTTGATCCCCTACCCCGGAAAGTCACTCCAGCAGTGGTAGCGCGGTTCAAAATTATGTCTGACTTAGACATTGCTGAACGTCGTCTCCCTCAAGATGGTAAAATTCGACGCATTTATCAAGGACGTAAAGTGGACTTTCGGGTTAATACCCTACCCAGTCGCTATGGGGAAAAAGTTTGTTTACGGATTTTAGATAATTCCTCTACCCAATTAGGATTAGATAAATTAATTACTAACCAAGAAACTCTACAAATTGTTAGAGACTTAGCCAGTCGTCCTTTTGGCTTATTATTAGTGACGGGGCCCACCGGAAGTGGTAAATCTACCAGTTTGTATTCGGTTTTAGCCGAAAGAAACCATCCAGGGGTTAATATCAGTACCGCCGAAGATCCTATTGAATACTCCTTACCAGGTATTACTCAAGTGCAGGTTATTCGGGAAAAAGGCATGAACTTTGCCTCAATTTTACGGGCATTTATGCGCCAAGATCCCGATGTCATCCTAGTAGGGGAAACCAGGGACGTAGAAACGGCTAAAACTGCTATTGAGGCAGCATTAACGGGTCACTTGGTATTAACCAGTTTACACACCAACGACGCAGCAGGTGCGATCGCCCGTTTGGATGAAATGGGGGTTGAACCATTTATGATTTCTGGGGCGTTATTAGGGGTATTGGCCCAACGGTTAATGCGACGGGTTTGTAGTGAGTGTCGGGTCGCTTATAACCCTAGTAAAGCGGAATTAGCACGTTTTGGCTTATCAGCTTCTAATGAGGAAGAAGCCACTATCTACAAATCTAACACATTGACCCCAGAGGAAATTACCGCAGCTAAAACCAGTGGTACATTATGTCAAAAATGTGGCGGTAGTGGTTACAAAGGAAGGGTTGGGGTTTACGAAGTGATGCGTAATACAGAACGCATTCAAAGTTTAGTCAATGAAGGGGCCACCACTGACCGTATTAAAGATGCTGCTGTTGAAGAAGGGATGATCACCATCCTAGCTTATAGTTTGCAATTGGTACAAGAAGGATTAACCACTCTCGAAGAAGTGGAACGGGTAACGTTTACGGATACAGGACTTGAGTCGGAGTTAAAAGCTAAACGTAAGAGTTCTCTTGAATGTAAAACCTGTTCGGCTGAATTACAACAGGAATGGATGGACTGTCCCTATTGTATGACCCCTCGATTTATTAACAACTAA